From Neisseria cinerea:
ATATACAGGGAACATTGCAATCCGAGCTGCGAGCTTTATGAACCCGTATTGAAAAAATACGGCAAAAAGCGCGCCAACAACCATTCGGTCAGCATTAGTGCAGACTTCGGCGATTATTTCATGCCATTTGCCGGCTATTCGCGCACACACCGTATGCCCAACATCCAAGAAATGTATTTTTCCCAAATCAGCGACTCCGGCGTTAACACCGACCTAAAACCAGAGCGCGCAAACACTTGGCAATTTGGCTTTAATACCTATAAAAAAGGATTTTTAAAACAAGATGATATATTAGGATTAAAACTGGTCGGCTACCGCAGTCGCATTGACAACTACATCCACAACGTTTACGGGAAATGGTGGGACTTGAATGGTGATATCCCGAGCTGGGTTGACAGCACGAGACTTGCCTACACCATCCAACACCGCAATTTCAAAGACAAAGTACACAAACACGGTTTTGAGTTGGAGCTGAATTACGATTATGGACGTTTTTTTACCAACCTTTCTTACGCCTATCAAAAAAGCACGCAACCGACCAACTTCAGTGATGCGAGCGAGTCACCCAACAATGCCTCCAAAGAAGACCAACTCAAACAAGGTTATGGGTTGAGCAGAGTTTCCGCTCTGCCGCGAGATTATGGACGTTTGGAAGTCGGTACGCGCTGGTTGGGCAACAAACTGACTTTAGGCGGTGCAATGCGCTATTTCGGCAAGAGCATCCGCGCTACAGCAGAAGAACGCTATATCGACGGCACCAACGGGGGAAATACCAGCAATGTTCGACAACTAGGCAAACGCACCATCAAGCAGACTGAAACCCTTGCCCGGCAGCCTTTGATTTTTGATTTTTACGCCGCTTACGAACCAAAGAAAAACCTTATTTTCCGCGCCGAAGTCAAAAATCTGTTCGACAGGCGTTATATTGACCCGCTCGATGCGGGCAATGATGCGGCAACGCAGCGTTATTACAGCTCGTTCGACCCGAAAGACAAGGACGAAGACGTAACGTGTAATGATGATAAAACGTTGTGCAACGGCAAATATGGTGGCACAAGCCAAAGCGTATTGACCAATTTTGCACGCGGACGCACCTTTTTGATAACGATGAGCTACAAGTTTTAAAAGCGGAAAGGGTTTTATCCGTCCGGCGAATCAAAATATGCCGTCTGAACGTTCAGACGGCATACAAAACGGCACAGCCCGATAAAGGCTGTGCCGTTGCTAATTAGACACCGACTCAGGCAATCAGCCCAAATCAAAGGCTTTATGCAATACCCTGGTTGCCAGTTCCATATATTTTTCATCAATCAATACGGAAACTTTGATTTCAGAAGTTGAAATCATTTGGATGTTGATGCCTTCTTCTGCAAGGGTACGGAAGATTTTGGCGGCTACGCCGACATGCGAACGCATACCCAAACCGACTGCGGAAACTTTGCACACGGTGTCGTCTCCGTCGATAGAGGCCGCGCCGATACTGTCTTGACGTTCCGACAGGATTTCCAAAGTCTGTTTGTAATCGCCGCGCGGTACGGTGAAAGAAAAATCGGTTGTGCCTTCGCTGCCGACATTTTGGATAATCATATCGACTTCGATGTTGGCATCGGCGACCGCGCCCAAAATCTGATAGGCGACGCCGGGCTTGTCGGGCACACCGCGCACGTTGATGCGGGCTTGGTTTTTATCGAATGCGATACCGGTTACGGCAGCTCTTTCCATGTTGTCGTCCTCTTCAAAGGTAATTAAGGTGCCGTTGCCGCCGTCTTGCAGGCTGCTCAGTACGCGCAGGCGCACTTTGTATTTTCCGGCGAATTCTACTGAACGGATTTGCAAAACTTTCGAACCGAGGCTGGCCAGTTCGATCATTTCTTCAAATGTAAC
This genomic window contains:
- a CDS encoding aspartate kinase; the protein is MALIVHKYGGTSVGSPERIKNVAKRVAKARAEGHDIVVVVSAMSGETNRLVALAHEMQEHPDPRELDVVLATGEQVTIGLLAMALKDIGVDAKSYTGWQVALKTDTAHTKARIESIDDEKMRADLADGKVVIVAGFQGISSEGNISTLGRGGSDTSAVALAAALKADECQIYTDVDGVYTTDPRVVPEACRMDTVTFEEMIELASLGSKVLQIRSVEFAGKYKVRLRVLSSLQDGGNGTLITFEEDDNMERAAVTGIAFDKNQARINVRGVPDKPGVAYQILGAVADANIEVDMIIQNVGSEGTTDFSFTVPRGDYKQTLEILSERQDSIGAASIDGDDTVCKVSAVGLGMRSHVGVAAKIFRTLAEEGINIQMISTSEIKVSVLIDEKYMELATRVLHKAFDLG